One Haloarcula sp. CBA1127 genomic window carries:
- a CDS encoding ABC transporter substrate-binding protein: protein MTDAEKTPRGQPTRRDYIKGAGIIAGGSLLAGCAGDAVSESTATEDKETATATETESYTVTMEPVGDVTFQTVPERWLPYGGAYADMGVALGQADGLTGIGGADRYYTYVYDELPGVSVDQETIDANPEVRTKEEFYELDSDVHLYDPQMLVNWFDWSQSDVDEIAENVAPFIGNLIFRRSDAWHDYRYYTLYQAFEKVAEVFQEQARYEAFKQLHDDYIADLQSQLPPTEERPNVLLTYEGTNEPESFSPYRLNDKGTSKKQWRDLGVTDALAGTDIQNLSTTNRGEYDYETLLSVDPDVLLIRGHERKSATEFRETVLQFMQDHSVGSQLTAVQNGRVYRGGYLRQGPIHSFFLAERAAQQLYPDIFGDVTSDTETFDRQQIADIVTGEFE from the coding sequence GTGACTGACGCCGAAAAAACGCCGCGTGGACAACCGACACGTAGGGACTATATCAAGGGTGCTGGGATAATTGCGGGTGGCAGTTTGCTCGCCGGATGTGCCGGCGATGCAGTCTCAGAATCCACCGCTACCGAGGATAAAGAGACAGCCACGGCGACCGAGACGGAGTCATATACCGTCACCATGGAGCCGGTGGGCGACGTTACGTTCCAGACGGTTCCCGAGCGATGGCTTCCCTACGGTGGCGCTTACGCTGATATGGGCGTGGCCCTCGGGCAGGCCGATGGCCTCACAGGTATCGGCGGAGCGGACCGCTACTACACGTACGTCTACGATGAGCTTCCCGGTGTTTCCGTCGATCAAGAGACGATTGACGCGAACCCGGAGGTCCGGACGAAAGAGGAGTTTTACGAACTCGACAGCGACGTGCACCTCTATGACCCACAGATGCTCGTCAACTGGTTCGACTGGTCGCAGTCGGACGTCGACGAAATCGCTGAAAACGTCGCTCCGTTCATCGGGAATCTGATATTCCGTCGTTCGGATGCCTGGCACGACTACCGGTATTACACACTCTATCAGGCCTTCGAGAAAGTCGCGGAGGTCTTCCAGGAACAGGCACGGTACGAGGCGTTCAAACAGCTACACGACGACTACATCGCGGACCTCCAGAGCCAACTCCCGCCGACCGAGGAGCGTCCGAACGTCCTCCTCACCTACGAGGGCACCAACGAGCCGGAGTCGTTCTCGCCCTATCGACTGAACGACAAGGGCACGAGCAAGAAGCAATGGCGTGACCTCGGCGTTACTGATGCGCTTGCCGGAACCGATATTCAGAACCTCAGTACGACCAATCGGGGCGAATACGACTACGAAACCCTGCTATCGGTCGATCCAGACGTTCTCCTCATTCGCGGCCACGAGCGGAAATCTGCGACCGAGTTCCGGGAGACCGTCCTGCAGTTCATGCAGGACCACAGCGTCGGCAGTCAACTGACCGCAGTACAGAACGGGCGCGTGTATCGCGGTGGCTACCTCCGACAGGGGCCGATTCACAGCTTCTTTTTGGCCGAACGGGCAGCCCAACAGCTCTATCCCGATATCTTCGGCGACGTGACCTCCGACACCGAGACCTTCGACCGACAGCAAATCGCCGATATCGTCACGGGTGAGTTCGAATGA
- a CDS encoding HEAT repeat domain-containing protein, producing the protein MDDRPSGPPDTEIATLLEQGKEADALAALERLSTAGPATQQACLRSLKAAADEQPELFDGVLPSLTDFLQDSERPTRLTTAKLVVTISEGAPDSVVPVVPTLAERLADESGFYYVRARCAEALGYVAVDHPDAVVSPAVVADLRIGLEFDKPEVTEKLAKALVHVALGSPDRLRYQVDSLAEHLQADSELVRYHLSTTLVVIGSACPERLADAKEVLVSCLEDESRYVRGRAAEALGLLAGTDSMEAFPQAHLERLAVDEEFVAERAQFALSRYRGAEPAEGFAGIAARDAIRTQTADIVSEIRTPEGDGGCPHCGLSLPESGPPLCPGCGTPL; encoded by the coding sequence ATGGACGACCGACCCAGTGGACCTCCAGACACAGAGATTGCAACATTGCTTGAACAAGGGAAAGAGGCTGACGCACTGGCAGCACTTGAGCGGCTTTCGACAGCCGGACCGGCTACCCAACAGGCGTGCTTGCGGTCACTCAAAGCGGCTGCCGACGAGCAGCCGGAACTGTTCGACGGCGTACTGCCATCGCTCACCGATTTTTTACAGGACAGCGAGCGGCCAACACGGCTCACGACAGCGAAATTGGTCGTCACGATCAGCGAGGGCGCGCCGGACAGCGTGGTTCCGGTTGTCCCAACGCTTGCCGAGCGACTGGCGGATGAGTCAGGGTTCTACTACGTTCGTGCTCGGTGTGCAGAGGCGCTGGGCTACGTCGCCGTCGACCATCCCGACGCCGTCGTCTCGCCTGCGGTCGTGGCAGACCTTCGTATCGGTCTAGAGTTCGACAAACCAGAAGTAACAGAGAAATTGGCGAAGGCGCTGGTCCATGTGGCCCTGGGTAGTCCCGACAGACTCCGCTATCAAGTCGACTCACTCGCCGAGCATCTTCAAGCAGACAGCGAATTAGTTCGATATCACCTGAGCACAACACTCGTCGTTATCGGTTCTGCGTGTCCCGAACGGCTTGCAGACGCCAAGGAAGTACTTGTCTCGTGCCTCGAAGACGAAAGCAGATACGTCCGTGGACGAGCGGCCGAAGCGCTGGGATTGCTTGCCGGCACTGATAGCATGGAGGCGTTCCCGCAAGCACACCTCGAAAGGCTCGCCGTGGACGAGGAGTTTGTTGCAGAGCGAGCCCAGTTCGCTCTCTCCCGGTATCGCGGGGCAGAACCTGCTGAGGGCTTCGCGGGTATAGCCGCGAGAGATGCAATCCGCACGCAGACAGCCGACATCGTCTCAGAAATCCGGACGCCGGAAGGCGATGGCGGATGCCCACACTGCGGGCTTTCACTCCCCGAATCCGGTCCCCCGCTGTGCCCGGGCTGTGGCACCCCACTGTAA
- a CDS encoding DUF2309 domain-containing protein, producing the protein MSTESTIHDSIDTAATTVGSLWPIHSFVTANPLAGFEDQPFSEAVTQAADLLGGRGYPSTETFRAALQRGQIDPEILDAELSEAGYENDPEILLDRMAEATDTTDSDSGTATERVDQVLAKWLSAFLDEGSAHWSMPNREAGFYAAFRGIAEHDSEIPDEGIIAELPESPIETIETVLASHPESQWAPIFEEQLAALPGWTGLIKQRADDEGAWQSTYPISLAGYLAARLALLDAVGAAIAPSNDSIDPDPAAELAGAFLRAWEASYRGDLVETVAAESQSLADSDSSGRPDAQMVFCIDTRSEIIRRHIEAAGDYETHGYAGFFGIPMEYQGYDTDVSVDACPPILDPQHHVTDVPTDDDTQESHDRWSGIRETADEIIETLEANAATAYGFVETAGSGYGLALAARTLVPGRVHDLFDAADGSVPDDHEFCDPLVHHQHTYTGDLPVGLTTEEKVEYAATAFDLMGWETFSRLVVFTGHASETTNNPYDSSLDCGACAGNPGGPNARVLAAICNDTEVRSTLRDRGFEIPDDTVFIAGEHNTTTDEVELYDSAVPESHAADLDQLRADLATARENAAAERAESMGSDASSGVSETERRAADWAETRPEWGLAGNAGFVIGPRELTSDVDLDGRAFLHSYDWSTDPDGKSLKAILTGPMVVTQWINTQYYFSTIDNAVYGSGSKVTHNPVGNVGVYQGNGGDLMTGLPLQSLMATDDDSHHQPLRLSTVIHAPVDRVNGVLADHPELAELLDNNWLSLTVVDPTQDHRAFQYEHDLEWSPVSELSEAEAPEPIAPAAADD; encoded by the coding sequence ATGAGTACTGAATCCACCATCCACGACAGTATCGACACCGCAGCGACCACCGTCGGCTCCCTCTGGCCCATCCACTCGTTCGTGACGGCAAACCCCCTCGCGGGGTTCGAGGACCAGCCTTTCAGTGAGGCGGTCACACAGGCAGCCGACCTGTTGGGCGGCCGTGGCTACCCCAGCACGGAGACGTTCCGTGCGGCGCTGCAGCGCGGCCAGATAGACCCGGAGATCCTCGATGCGGAACTCTCCGAGGCTGGCTACGAGAACGACCCTGAGATACTGCTTGACCGGATGGCCGAAGCGACAGATACCACGGACAGTGACTCCGGCACTGCCACGGAGCGCGTCGACCAAGTGTTGGCAAAATGGCTGTCAGCGTTCCTCGATGAGGGGAGCGCCCACTGGTCGATGCCGAACCGCGAAGCTGGGTTCTACGCTGCATTCCGTGGGATTGCCGAACACGACAGCGAAATCCCGGATGAAGGGATTATTGCCGAACTGCCTGAATCGCCCATTGAGACCATCGAGACCGTGCTTGCATCGCACCCTGAGAGTCAATGGGCCCCCATCTTCGAGGAGCAACTGGCCGCTCTCCCTGGCTGGACGGGACTCATCAAGCAGCGTGCCGACGACGAGGGCGCGTGGCAGTCGACGTACCCGATTTCGCTGGCTGGATACCTCGCGGCTCGTCTGGCCTTACTAGATGCCGTCGGTGCTGCCATCGCTCCCTCGAACGACAGCATCGACCCGGACCCGGCTGCCGAACTCGCCGGGGCGTTCCTGCGTGCCTGGGAAGCGAGCTACCGCGGCGACCTCGTCGAGACCGTCGCTGCGGAGAGCCAGTCGCTGGCTGACAGCGACAGTTCGGGCCGCCCAGACGCACAAATGGTCTTCTGTATCGATACCCGCTCGGAGATAATCCGCCGCCATATCGAGGCCGCGGGCGACTACGAGACCCACGGGTACGCCGGCTTCTTCGGCATTCCAATGGAGTATCAGGGCTACGACACCGATGTGTCGGTCGACGCTTGCCCTCCGATTCTCGACCCGCAGCACCACGTCACCGACGTGCCGACCGACGACGATACCCAAGAGAGCCACGACCGCTGGTCGGGCATCCGTGAAACCGCCGATGAAATCATCGAGACGCTAGAGGCCAACGCCGCTACGGCCTACGGCTTCGTCGAAACTGCAGGGAGCGGGTACGGCCTCGCGCTCGCGGCCCGCACGCTTGTCCCCGGACGCGTGCACGACCTATTCGATGCGGCTGATGGCTCGGTGCCCGACGATCACGAGTTCTGTGACCCGCTCGTCCACCACCAGCACACCTACACCGGTGATCTGCCGGTGGGGCTGACCACCGAGGAGAAAGTCGAGTACGCCGCCACCGCGTTCGACTTGATGGGCTGGGAGACGTTCAGTCGCCTCGTCGTCTTCACCGGGCACGCCAGTGAGACGACCAACAACCCCTACGATTCGAGTCTGGACTGTGGTGCCTGCGCCGGCAACCCTGGCGGCCCGAACGCCCGCGTGCTGGCGGCGATTTGTAACGACACCGAAGTCCGGTCCACGCTCCGCGACCGCGGCTTCGAGATTCCCGACGACACCGTCTTCATCGCCGGCGAACACAACACGACGACTGACGAAGTGGAACTGTATGACAGCGCCGTGCCCGAGAGCCACGCCGCCGACCTCGACCAGTTGCGCGCCGACCTCGCCACCGCTCGCGAGAACGCGGCTGCAGAGCGTGCCGAATCGATGGGGAGCGACGCATCGTCGGGGGTCAGCGAAACGGAACGCCGCGCCGCCGACTGGGCAGAGACCCGCCCTGAGTGGGGCCTGGCTGGCAACGCTGGCTTCGTTATCGGCCCCCGCGAACTGACGAGCGATGTCGACCTCGACGGCCGCGCCTTCCTCCACTCCTACGACTGGTCGACCGACCCTGACGGCAAGTCGCTGAAGGCGATACTCACCGGGCCGATGGTCGTCACGCAGTGGATCAACACCCAGTACTACTTCTCGACGATCGACAACGCCGTCTACGGGAGCGGGTCGAAGGTGACTCACAACCCTGTCGGCAACGTCGGCGTCTACCAGGGCAACGGCGGCGACCTGATGACCGGCCTCCCGCTACAGTCGCTCATGGCTACTGATGACGACTCCCATCACCAGCCGCTCCGCCTCTCGACGGTTATCCACGCTCCGGTCGACCGCGTCAACGGCGTCCTCGCTGACCACCCGGAACTGGCGGAACTACTCGACAACAATTGGCTCTCGCTGACAGTCGTCGATCCCACGCAGGACCACCGTGCCTTCCAGTACGAGCATGACTTGGAGTGGTCGCCTGTGTCTGAGTTGTCCGAAGCTGAAGCGCCGGAACCGATCGCACCCGCGGCAGCAGACGACTAG
- a CDS encoding proton-conducting transporter membrane subunit, producing the protein MSGRNSPKTVGSLPDTTADSPLVPVALTWLVWSMFAASIAVLAVRIRTGFVWEIPGAVAIDGLTVLMWVVVTFFSGIVHSYSRRYLAGSRLKPSFFATVFGFTVVVIGLVAADHLALFGALWLAMGLLMAKLIGIVSGWDQAQAAATVARKYFIASSALLGVALTALWWATGATTVSGIAAAADTLAGPVWLVAAGALVLAAMIQSALLPFHGWLLSSMTAPTPASALMHAGFVNAGGILLTRFAPVITVDPALMLAIVAVGGASAIGGKLLKSVQTDIKGKLGCSTVGQMGFMIMQAGLGFFGAAITHLILHGFYKAYQFLSAGGQVEHTSPSEGTPHTIGTTTSVVGIVVTLLTGIAGGAVFAVLTGKGTTVDSGLLLTFFVVFTTLHAARNAVQHTSLPTAARYGAVPVVFFPAIVIYAAVYTGVSGLMPVSPATTELTLLHGIIAVVFVGIYTGIETGVHERSQRLYVALLNAGQPSADTVLTTTEDYNEY; encoded by the coding sequence ATGTCAGGACGCAACTCACCGAAGACGGTTGGATCACTCCCGGACACGACGGCTGACTCGCCGCTCGTGCCCGTCGCACTCACATGGCTCGTGTGGTCGATGTTTGCCGCGAGCATTGCTGTGCTTGCCGTCCGAATCCGAACCGGGTTTGTCTGGGAGATACCCGGCGCGGTTGCCATTGATGGGCTGACCGTCCTGATGTGGGTGGTCGTCACCTTCTTCAGCGGTATCGTTCACAGCTATTCGCGCCGCTATCTGGCGGGCAGTCGCCTCAAACCCTCCTTTTTCGCCACCGTGTTCGGATTCACGGTGGTTGTGATTGGGCTGGTCGCGGCTGACCACCTCGCCCTGTTCGGTGCGCTGTGGCTCGCGATGGGGCTGCTGATGGCGAAACTCATCGGTATCGTCAGCGGCTGGGACCAGGCACAGGCGGCTGCGACGGTCGCCCGCAAGTACTTCATCGCCAGTAGCGCGCTTCTCGGCGTCGCGCTGACGGCACTGTGGTGGGCGACTGGCGCGACTACGGTCTCCGGAATTGCGGCGGCTGCCGACACGCTTGCCGGTCCAGTGTGGCTGGTCGCCGCTGGCGCGCTCGTGCTCGCCGCAATGATTCAGTCCGCCCTGCTTCCGTTCCACGGCTGGCTCCTCTCCTCGATGACCGCACCAACGCCTGCCTCCGCGCTGATGCACGCCGGGTTCGTCAATGCGGGCGGCATTCTGTTGACTCGCTTTGCCCCGGTCATCACCGTCGACCCCGCGCTCATGCTCGCAATCGTTGCTGTCGGCGGTGCTAGCGCCATTGGCGGGAAGCTCCTGAAATCAGTTCAGACGGACATCAAGGGCAAGCTCGGCTGTTCAACGGTCGGTCAGATGGGATTCATGATTATGCAGGCCGGCCTCGGCTTCTTCGGGGCTGCTATCACCCACCTCATCTTGCACGGTTTCTACAAGGCCTACCAGTTCCTCAGTGCCGGCGGACAGGTCGAACACACGAGCCCGAGCGAGGGGACGCCGCACACGATAGGAACGACGACGAGCGTCGTCGGTATCGTCGTCACACTGCTGACCGGCATCGCCGGTGGCGCGGTGTTTGCAGTGCTGACAGGGAAAGGGACGACGGTCGACAGCGGCCTCCTGCTGACCTTCTTCGTGGTGTTCACGACGCTCCATGCGGCCCGCAACGCCGTCCAGCACACCTCGCTTCCGACCGCGGCCCGTTACGGGGCCGTCCCAGTGGTCTTCTTCCCGGCTATCGTCATCTACGCCGCGGTCTATACGGGCGTTTCGGGGCTCATGCCTGTTAGCCCGGCAACGACCGAACTGACCCTGCTCCACGGCATCATCGCCGTCGTCTTCGTCGGCATCTACACCGGCATCGAGACTGGGGTTCACGAGCGCAGTCAGCGTCTCTACGTAGCGCTGTTGAACGCCGGCCAGCCGTCGGCCGACACCGTGCTGACCACGACGGAGGACTACAATGAGTACTGA
- a CDS encoding Lrp/AsnC family transcriptional regulator — MADEEIDDVDRAILYALQEDARNMSSGDIAERTDTSDSTVRKRINHLESSEVIKGYSADVDYQQAGYPLRMLLYCTASIPERGDLIPEILAIDGVVSVQELVTGEENLLVTAVGESDSDITPVAQALLDMGLTVADEVLVRSHETTPFGKFDSENES; from the coding sequence ATGGCTGACGAGGAAATCGACGACGTGGACAGAGCAATTCTGTACGCATTACAGGAAGATGCTCGAAATATGTCGTCCGGGGACATCGCAGAGCGAACCGATACGTCCGACAGCACCGTCCGCAAGCGCATCAACCATCTGGAGTCCAGCGAGGTAATCAAAGGCTACAGCGCTGATGTTGACTATCAGCAGGCGGGCTACCCGCTCCGGATGTTGCTCTACTGCACTGCATCGATTCCCGAGCGAGGCGATTTAATCCCCGAAATTCTGGCGATCGACGGTGTGGTATCGGTACAGGAACTGGTCACCGGCGAGGAGAACCTCCTCGTGACGGCTGTCGGCGAATCGGATAGCGATATCACGCCCGTCGCGCAGGCACTTCTCGATATGGGCCTAACCGTGGCCGACGAAGTACTTGTCCGGAGTCACGAGACGACGCCCTTCGGTAAGTTCGATTCCGAGAACGAGAGCTAG
- a CDS encoding LLM class flavin-dependent oxidoreductase gives MDLSIVDLSPVPNDGTAADAYANTVDAAQQAERLGYSRFWVAEHHGMGNKLAGTTPEVLLGNLAAETDSIRLGSGAVLLNHYSPFKVAELFGALDALAPGRIDAGLGRANGSPAVDRALGTDRRVRNPDEDHAEKIEAVVSHLYDSYPDGHAYSDLEIPHSDAETPVPWVLGSSPSSAALAGKLGLRYCFAAFIRPKLATRSFEEYRNHFESSQLAGSVDEPQGMVAVNAVCAETDEEAARLRAVAEASFKRMERGVVGTTPSVEEAIDELGAVPEPTPATLDTGEWPRAISGSPETLDALLEQLSDRVGVDEVMIQHVVGDHADALRSHELLADGVGLTPR, from the coding sequence ATGGACCTCTCAATCGTCGATCTCTCTCCGGTTCCGAATGACGGAACCGCGGCTGACGCGTATGCGAACACCGTCGACGCAGCCCAGCAGGCCGAACGCCTCGGCTATTCCCGGTTCTGGGTGGCGGAACACCACGGGATGGGGAACAAGCTCGCCGGAACAACACCCGAGGTACTGCTCGGCAACCTCGCCGCCGAAACCGACTCCATCCGACTCGGGTCAGGTGCGGTCCTCCTCAACCACTACAGTCCGTTCAAAGTCGCGGAGCTGTTCGGCGCTCTCGACGCGCTTGCTCCGGGACGCATCGACGCAGGGCTTGGACGAGCCAACGGCTCTCCAGCCGTCGACCGAGCACTCGGGACGGACCGCCGCGTCCGAAACCCCGATGAAGACCACGCCGAAAAAATCGAGGCCGTCGTTTCGCACCTCTACGACAGCTACCCGGACGGACACGCGTACAGTGATCTCGAAATCCCCCATTCAGATGCGGAGACGCCTGTTCCGTGGGTTCTCGGCTCAAGCCCGTCGAGCGCCGCGCTGGCTGGCAAGCTCGGCCTGCGCTACTGTTTCGCCGCGTTCATTCGACCGAAGTTGGCCACCCGTTCGTTTGAGGAGTACCGGAACCACTTCGAATCCTCGCAGTTGGCCGGGAGCGTCGACGAGCCACAGGGAATGGTCGCGGTGAACGCGGTCTGTGCCGAGACCGACGAGGAAGCGGCGCGGCTCCGCGCCGTGGCCGAAGCGTCGTTCAAGCGGATGGAGCGAGGGGTCGTTGGCACGACTCCATCTGTCGAGGAAGCGATCGACGAGCTTGGGGCCGTACCCGAACCGACGCCTGCCACGCTGGATACCGGTGAGTGGCCACGAGCCATCTCCGGCAGTCCGGAGACACTCGATGCCCTTCTCGAACAGCTGTCTGATCGCGTCGGAGTCGACGAGGTGATGATCCAGCACGTCGTCGGCGACCACGCTGACGCGCTCCGCTCCCACGAGTTGCTCGCAGACGGTGTTGGCCTCACACCGCGCTAA
- a CDS encoding ABC transporter substrate-binding protein, whose protein sequence is MGTVDFESVPQSVFTILGHHVDMLVALGREDAINAMHAPEYHQSLYQKFLHRLEGVSIDWEGLYSSWPPSKEKLYELDSDVHIADPAKVATAEGWDNNSLREIESNVGPWFGNTLSGTQQDPPSDWADAYDYYTLWEIFGKIAEVFRERDRYAAFVSVRDSMLQTINAGLPSESERPSAALVLLSTSGEKIWGYKMNHPGYYAAHTRPLGATDALADAVGDGYGDDGRNITLDTELLLEADPDVLLVLGPMAGSHNLDDIRSQLADNEVTKEITAVQEGRIYAQGARRQGPILNLFQTEMTAKQLYPNQFGEWPGYVDGDPYPEIPAEEQLFDRQRVADIITGAGQ, encoded by the coding sequence ATGGGAACCGTCGACTTCGAATCGGTTCCCCAGAGTGTGTTCACGATACTGGGCCACCACGTGGATATGCTGGTCGCACTCGGTCGAGAGGATGCGATCAACGCAATGCACGCACCCGAATACCACCAATCGCTGTATCAGAAGTTCCTCCACCGACTGGAAGGCGTCTCAATCGACTGGGAGGGCCTGTACTCTTCGTGGCCACCGTCAAAAGAGAAGCTCTACGAACTCGATAGCGATGTCCACATAGCTGACCCGGCGAAGGTTGCGACAGCGGAGGGATGGGACAACAACAGCCTCCGGGAGATAGAATCGAACGTTGGCCCGTGGTTCGGGAACACGCTCAGCGGCACGCAACAGGACCCACCATCAGACTGGGCTGATGCGTACGACTACTATACGCTCTGGGAAATCTTCGGAAAGATCGCGGAGGTCTTTCGGGAAAGGGACCGATATGCGGCGTTCGTATCTGTCCGTGATTCGATGCTGCAAACTATCAACGCGGGCCTGCCGTCGGAAAGTGAACGGCCGAGCGCGGCACTGGTCCTGTTGTCCACATCCGGGGAGAAAATCTGGGGCTATAAGATGAACCACCCGGGCTACTACGCTGCTCACACCCGCCCGCTGGGTGCGACCGATGCGTTGGCCGATGCTGTCGGTGACGGGTACGGCGACGACGGCCGGAATATTACACTCGACACCGAACTACTTCTCGAAGCTGATCCAGACGTACTGCTCGTCCTCGGGCCAATGGCGGGGTCCCACAATCTCGACGATATTCGGTCACAACTGGCGGACAATGAGGTTACAAAGGAAATCACTGCTGTCCAAGAGGGGCGGATATACGCGCAAGGTGCCCGTCGGCAGGGTCCGATTCTGAACCTGTTCCAGACTGAGATGACCGCGAAACAGCTGTACCCCAACCAGTTCGGCGAGTGGCCGGGCTACGTCGACGGTGATCCGTACCCCGAAATCCCCGCCGAGGAACAGCTGTTCGACCGCCAGCGGGTCGCTGACATAATCACGGGTGCAGGACAGTGA
- a CDS encoding LUD domain-containing protein, protein MESKRASFEGALEALGVTVASTTESELEAAVTEAVTEPAVGVAPDEAVADEAFSLTETPVTVDPTPVALREATTGVTEAELGIGDYGSLVLSMTDQASELVSLFVERHVAILYEEDIQPDMDAAVAELDERFNETGGSAIIATGPSATADMGALVKGAHGPREVHVIIVEEGV, encoded by the coding sequence ATGGAAAGCAAACGCGCGTCGTTCGAGGGCGCTCTCGAAGCCTTGGGTGTGACAGTTGCCAGCACTACTGAATCCGAACTCGAAGCCGCTGTCACCGAGGCGGTCACGGAGCCTGCCGTTGGGGTTGCGCCTGATGAGGCGGTTGCGGACGAGGCGTTTTCGCTCACAGAGACGCCGGTAACAGTTGACCCGACACCGGTCGCGCTTCGAGAGGCGACCACTGGCGTAACCGAGGCCGAACTCGGTATCGGCGACTACGGCTCACTTGTCCTCTCGATGACCGATCAGGCCAGCGAACTCGTGAGCCTGTTTGTCGAGCGCCACGTGGCCATTCTTTACGAGGAAGACATCCAGCCCGATATGGACGCAGCAGTGGCAGAGTTGGACGAGCGGTTCAACGAAACCGGCGGGAGTGCAATTATCGCAACCGGGCCGAGCGCGACAGCCGATATGGGCGCGCTGGTCAAGGGCGCACACGGACCCAGAGAGGTCCACGTCATCATCGTAGAGGAGGGTGTGTGA